In the Arthrobacter sp. 31Y genome, one interval contains:
- the trxB gene encoding thioredoxin-disulfide reductase — protein MQTEQLIIIGSGPAGYTAAIYAARAGLNPLVLAGSVTAGGALMNTTEVENFPGFPAGIQGPELMDGLQEQAEKFGARIVFDDVTEVDLKGHLKRVVTGAGQTHEAPAVILATGSAYKELGLPEEKKLSGHGVSWCATCDGFFFREQDIIVVGGGDSAMEEATFLTRFAKTVTVVVRKDELRASRIMAQRAKDNPKITFAWNSAITTIHGDTKVTGVTLTDTRTGETRERAATGIFVAIGHLPRTELVAGQVDLDDEGYIKVDSPTTVTNLSGVFACGDAVDHRYRQAITAAGTGCAAALDAEGFLAALDDADSIATALVEEPTHS, from the coding sequence ATCCAGACCGAACAGCTGATCATCATCGGTTCCGGCCCTGCCGGCTACACCGCGGCCATTTACGCTGCCCGGGCAGGCCTGAACCCACTGGTTCTGGCCGGTTCGGTCACTGCCGGCGGTGCCCTGATGAACACCACCGAAGTGGAGAACTTCCCCGGGTTCCCGGCTGGTATCCAAGGGCCGGAGCTGATGGACGGGCTCCAGGAACAGGCTGAGAAATTCGGTGCCCGCATAGTGTTCGACGACGTCACTGAGGTTGATCTGAAAGGTCACCTCAAGCGCGTGGTCACCGGAGCCGGCCAGACTCACGAGGCTCCTGCGGTAATCCTCGCCACCGGCTCCGCCTATAAAGAGCTCGGACTGCCGGAAGAGAAGAAACTCAGCGGGCACGGTGTGTCGTGGTGTGCCACCTGCGACGGGTTCTTCTTCCGCGAACAGGACATCATCGTCGTCGGCGGCGGCGACTCCGCCATGGAGGAAGCGACCTTCCTGACCCGGTTCGCCAAGACCGTCACCGTCGTGGTCCGCAAGGACGAACTCCGCGCTTCACGGATCATGGCCCAGCGCGCCAAAGACAACCCCAAGATCACGTTCGCCTGGAACTCCGCCATCACCACGATCCACGGCGACACTAAAGTCACCGGCGTGACCCTGACTGACACCCGTACCGGTGAAACCCGTGAACGGGCAGCCACTGGCATTTTCGTTGCCATCGGCCACCTGCCGCGAACAGAGCTGGTCGCCGGGCAGGTCGACCTGGACGACGAGGGCTACATCAAGGTCGACTCACCCACCACGGTCACCAACCTCTCCGGCGTTTTCGCCTGCGGCGACGCCGTGGACCACCGCTACCGCCAGGCCATCACCGCAGCTGGAACCGGCTGCGCGGCCGCGCTGGACGCCGAAGGGTTCCTCGCCGCCCTGGATGATGCCGACAGCATCGCCACGGCCTTGGTCGAAGAACCAACCCACTCCTAA